Proteins co-encoded in one Synergistales bacterium genomic window:
- the rsmG gene encoding 16S rRNA (guanine(527)-N(7))-methyltransferase RsmG, which translates to MRFLDRKGAMRRTREAFPRLEDYGRELLRRNQRCRMVGPRAFWPLFREHILDCAALLPLLPGVGRLCDIGTGGGLPGLVWALLQPELEVTLLEKGAKKAGALSSLVAALEVDNAVVVCSRAEELAGEGGERFDLVTGRAVAHTGILAEYAAPLLVPCGTLLVMKGPGYRAELEELEGGWERLGLSPGDVFLYTNFGRELYALLFHKTAEPLVRLPRRPGMAEKRKWWR; encoded by the coding sequence ATGAGGTTTCTTGATCGCAAGGGTGCGATGCGGCGGACACGGGAGGCCTTTCCACGTCTGGAGGACTACGGAAGGGAGCTGCTGCGACGGAACCAGCGGTGCCGGATGGTGGGACCCCGTGCCTTCTGGCCGCTCTTCCGGGAGCATATCCTGGACTGCGCCGCCCTGCTCCCGCTTCTTCCCGGGGTGGGACGCCTCTGCGACATCGGTACCGGCGGAGGACTCCCGGGCCTGGTCTGGGCGCTGCTCCAGCCGGAGCTGGAGGTGACCCTGCTGGAAAAGGGGGCGAAGAAGGCCGGTGCGCTCTCGTCACTGGTGGCTGCCCTCGAGGTGGACAATGCTGTTGTGGTCTGCAGCCGCGCCGAGGAGCTCGCAGGGGAGGGCGGAGAGCGGTTCGATCTGGTCACCGGACGCGCCGTGGCCCACACGGGGATTCTGGCCGAATACGCCGCCCCGCTGCTCGTTCCCTGCGGTACGCTGCTGGTGATGAAGGGACCCGGCTACAGGGCGGAGCTTGAGGAGCTGGAAGGCGGCTGGGAGCGCCTGGGACTGTCACCGGGGGATGTCTTTCTGTATACCAATTTCGGGCGGGAACTCTATGCTTTGCTGTTCCACAAGACCGCGGAGCCCCTCGTCAGGCTGCCGCGGCGTCCTGGAATGGCGGAAAAACGAAAGTGGTGGAGGTGA
- a CDS encoding AAA family ATPase, with amino-acid sequence MGKKVLVVDMDPQGNCTSGLGVDREQTERSVYQLLMDSADLPEVVVETEWTNVSVIPANIDLAGSEVELAGVMSRETRLRRKLREGSDYDVLLIDCPPSLGLLTINALVASEHMLVPIQCEYYALEGVGQLLRTVRLIQGYLNEDLAMDGIVLTMFDGRTNLSREVADEVRRQFGEKVFETIIPRNVRLSEAPSYGKPIGYYAANSVGARAFQSLGQEVVGRWLKAKR; translated from the coding sequence ATGGGAAAGAAGGTCCTGGTGGTCGATATGGACCCGCAGGGAAACTGTACCAGCGGACTCGGTGTGGACCGGGAACAGACGGAACGGAGCGTCTACCAGCTGCTGATGGACAGCGCCGATCTGCCGGAGGTCGTGGTGGAAACGGAGTGGACCAACGTGTCGGTGATCCCGGCCAACATCGACCTCGCCGGATCGGAGGTCGAGCTCGCCGGGGTGATGAGCCGCGAGACGCGGCTCCGTCGGAAACTCAGGGAAGGCAGTGACTACGACGTACTGTTGATCGACTGTCCCCCCTCGCTGGGGCTGCTCACCATCAATGCCCTGGTTGCCAGCGAACATATGCTTGTCCCCATCCAGTGTGAATACTACGCTCTGGAAGGGGTGGGGCAGCTCTTGCGCACCGTACGGCTCATTCAGGGCTACCTGAATGAAGACCTGGCGATGGACGGGATTGTGTTGACCATGTTCGACGGCCGGACCAATCTGTCCCGCGAGGTGGCTGACGAGGTACGGCGCCAGTTCGGCGAGAAGGTCTTCGAGACGATCATACCGAGGAACGTCCGCCTTTCGGAGGCACCGAGCTACGGGAAACCGATTGGCTACTACGCGGCGAACAGTGTCGGTGCCAGGGCGTTCCAATCACTCGGACAAGAGGTGGTAGGGAGATGGCTCAAGGCAAAGCGTTAG
- a CDS encoding ParB/RepB/Spo0J family partition protein produces the protein MAQGKALGRGLGALIPSGDDDGGRQAAGQRRDALPVEKLVPNEQQPRKEAERREIATLAESIVEHGVLQPLVVRRMDGDEGRYEIVAGERRWWAAKEAGLDEVPVTVVSLTEHEALEVALVENLQREDLNPMEIAEGLRQLQERFGMKQDEVARRIGWSRPVVANKLRLLQLPETVQAALRRGGLSEGIARLLLGRAPEEQSALAKWAEEEEATVRQVEDALARKDREAVSESGEARSRSKAVPPAMEEKAQTVGRRLGVSLTVGQRGGKGSIRIAGMEQEVMDRLLDLLEEEGPRLFPGK, from the coding sequence ATGGCTCAAGGCAAAGCGTTAGGGCGGGGCCTGGGTGCCCTGATCCCCAGCGGTGACGATGACGGCGGCAGACAAGCCGCCGGGCAGAGGAGAGATGCGCTTCCGGTGGAGAAGCTTGTTCCCAACGAACAGCAGCCCCGGAAGGAGGCCGAGCGGAGGGAGATCGCAACCCTTGCCGAGTCCATTGTGGAGCACGGGGTGCTCCAGCCGCTTGTGGTCCGCAGGATGGACGGAGATGAGGGGCGATACGAGATTGTCGCCGGTGAACGGCGATGGTGGGCGGCCAAAGAGGCCGGGCTCGACGAGGTTCCTGTGACGGTGGTCTCCCTCACCGAACACGAAGCCCTTGAGGTGGCGCTGGTGGAGAATCTCCAGCGGGAGGATCTGAACCCCATGGAGATCGCCGAGGGACTGCGGCAGCTGCAGGAGCGTTTCGGTATGAAGCAGGACGAGGTGGCCAGGCGGATCGGATGGAGCCGGCCTGTGGTGGCCAACAAACTGCGACTGCTTCAGCTTCCCGAAACGGTGCAGGCTGCCCTCCGGAGAGGTGGACTCTCCGAGGGAATTGCTCGACTTCTGCTGGGACGTGCGCCGGAGGAGCAGTCCGCACTCGCGAAGTGGGCCGAGGAGGAGGAGGCCACGGTGCGGCAGGTGGAAGATGCGCTGGCCCGTAAGGACAGAGAGGCCGTGTCGGAGTCTGGAGAGGCGAGGTCAAGAAGCAAGGCCGTCCCACCCGCCATGGAGGAAAAAGCCCAGACTGTCGGTCGGCGGCTGGGGGTGTCCCTCACTGTCGGACAAAGGGGAGGCAAGGGATCCATCCGGATCGCAGGAATGGAGCAAGAGGTCATGGACAGACTTCTGGATCTCCTGGAGGAGGAAGGCCCCAGATTATTCCCCGGGAAATAA
- a CDS encoding HIT domain-containing protein, whose protein sequence is MHHIWAPWRMAYIKGEGKSAHGCIFCDFPKEHDDQRRHILQRGERCFVMMNLFPYNPGHLMVVPYRHIAGYEELTDEEGAEMHRMAREWVGLLRERMQPQGFNMGINMGKVAGAGYEEHIHLHIVPRWNGDMNFMPVLGETRVVPETIDATYAWLCEQWEQYRHE, encoded by the coding sequence ATGCACCATATCTGGGCACCGTGGCGGATGGCGTATATCAAGGGGGAGGGGAAAAGCGCGCATGGATGTATCTTCTGCGACTTCCCGAAGGAGCATGATGACCAGCGGCGGCATATCCTCCAGCGGGGTGAACGCTGTTTTGTGATGATGAATCTCTTTCCCTACAATCCCGGGCACCTCATGGTGGTTCCCTACCGGCATATCGCCGGCTATGAGGAGCTGACCGATGAGGAAGGAGCAGAGATGCATCGTATGGCGCGGGAGTGGGTGGGGTTGCTGAGGGAGCGGATGCAGCCCCAGGGATTCAATATGGGGATCAATATGGGTAAGGTGGCCGGCGCCGGGTACGAGGAGCATATCCATCTCCATATCGTTCCACGCTGGAACGGCGACATGAATTTCATGCCCGTGCTCGGGGAGACCCGGGTGGTCCCCGAGACCATCGACGCTACCTATGCCTGGCTCTGCGAACAGTGGGAGCAGTACCGGCATGAATGA
- a CDS encoding IMPACT family protein: MNEADLFRVIAEEIECEETIKRSRFIGHARRATTGGEARQIVKDIAQQHGGANHNCWAYRVGFPSVEEYYSDDGEPSGSAGKPILGAIRRRELTMTVVVVTRYFGGIKLGVRGLIEAYGGTARKVLEASGSTRQCLARPLSVRTSYAFHEPLLAALKELQVPRQSVSASFAEGVTLTVMVPLSSEEAVTDLLEGFARRGDVSGFHWLDREA; this comes from the coding sequence ATGAATGAGGCGGACCTCTTCAGGGTGATCGCCGAGGAGATTGAGTGCGAGGAGACCATCAAACGCTCCCGGTTCATCGGGCACGCCCGTCGGGCCACCACCGGGGGTGAAGCGAGACAAATCGTGAAAGACATCGCACAACAGCACGGTGGCGCCAACCACAACTGCTGGGCCTACCGGGTCGGGTTTCCCTCGGTAGAGGAGTACTACTCCGACGATGGCGAACCCTCCGGATCGGCGGGGAAGCCGATTCTCGGCGCCATCCGGCGGAGGGAGCTGACGATGACCGTCGTGGTGGTGACCCGCTACTTCGGCGGCATCAAGCTGGGTGTCCGCGGTCTGATCGAGGCCTACGGCGGGACCGCACGGAAGGTTCTGGAGGCTTCGGGGAGCACCAGACAGTGCCTGGCGCGCCCCCTTTCGGTACGCACCTCCTATGCCTTCCACGAGCCGCTCCTCGCTGCACTGAAGGAACTCCAGGTCCCCCGGCAGAGTGTCTCCGCCTCCTTTGCCGAGGGGGTGACGCTGACGGTGATGGTGCCCCTCTCCAGCGAAGAGGCGGTGACGGATCTTCTGGAGGGGTTCGCCCGCAGGGGGGATGTCTCCGGATTCCACTGGCTCGACAGGGAGGCGTAG
- a CDS encoding biotin transporter BioY — MSVFTTRNMVLAALFAIMTAVGARLQIPFPGVPMTLQVLLVFLAGMLLGPSGGMLAMILYVVMGLLGLPVFAGGTGGPQILFSPTFGYLLGFILAAWVIGWIVERYGITTLKGYMIACGAGLCAIYLCGTAVLYWNLNVIAGKEITLLGAIQIGVLPFVAVDALKGVAAALVASKIGERLRSFRIREGQ, encoded by the coding sequence ATGTCTGTGTTCACGACGCGGAATATGGTCCTCGCCGCCCTCTTCGCCATCATGACGGCGGTGGGGGCACGTCTGCAGATCCCCTTTCCCGGGGTGCCCATGACCCTGCAGGTACTGCTGGTCTTCCTGGCCGGGATGCTGCTGGGACCGTCGGGGGGGATGCTGGCCATGATCCTCTATGTGGTCATGGGGCTGCTGGGGCTCCCTGTCTTCGCAGGCGGAACGGGGGGACCGCAGATCCTCTTTTCGCCTACCTTCGGTTATCTGCTGGGGTTCATCCTCGCCGCCTGGGTGATCGGCTGGATTGTGGAGCGTTATGGAATCACTACGCTCAAAGGGTACATGATTGCCTGCGGCGCGGGGCTCTGCGCCATCTACCTCTGTGGGACGGCGGTGCTCTACTGGAATCTCAACGTGATTGCCGGGAAGGAGATCACCCTGCTGGGGGCGATCCAGATCGGGGTGCTTCCCTTTGTAGCGGTGGATGCCCTCAAGGGGGTCGCCGCGGCGCTGGTGGCCTCGAAGATCGGAGAGAGGTTGCGGTCCTTCCGGATACGGGAGGGCCAGTGA
- a CDS encoding FAD-binding protein — MKQRILVIGAGCAGLTAAVAAGKGGAEVTVIGKVPRGYASCTAYAEGVFTLPGKGYTVEAHEAKTLEIGCGLNDPELVRAVVRESEAVLEEMASWGLSVDRSVPGSASVHHTAPTDILGGYGMVDELQRIALSLGVRFLENRVVTRLVRDDGRIRGVECVHWETGRAEALGASAVILATGGAGRIYARSDNPARITGDGYALALEAGATLRDMEFVQFYPMGMDEPGFGTWLLDLSLIDMVPLVNREGRRFLNEAIASWGLASGDEANYVARAASSQTIEQLIRGGDEALLHLEELPPEAWESPRMATVRPLYPAGVAPWEYGPVHVRPLEHYMPGGVVVDSRGATEIPGLFACGEVTGGFDGAGRVGGNALTSSVTLGLFAGKASLDAAFPPPEGLDPEETRGMLRQWEGGTVAPEELRGQVQQLCTEHLGPVRNRRGLEDALARLDDLREKIALLGPREPTRLLETLEMRGMITTARCVAAAAQAREESRGCHYREDRPEQSEAWRRIVTLRGGEGAEWTVGFRPVEPWKAME; from the coding sequence ATGAAACAGCGTATCCTGGTGATCGGAGCGGGATGTGCGGGGCTCACCGCGGCTGTGGCGGCCGGGAAAGGGGGCGCCGAGGTGACGGTGATCGGGAAGGTGCCCCGTGGGTATGCTTCCTGCACCGCCTACGCCGAGGGGGTCTTCACCTTGCCCGGGAAGGGCTATACCGTGGAGGCCCACGAGGCGAAGACCCTGGAGATCGGCTGTGGGCTCAACGATCCCGAACTGGTGCGGGCGGTGGTACGGGAGAGCGAGGCGGTGCTTGAGGAGATGGCCTCCTGGGGCCTTTCTGTAGACCGCAGCGTGCCGGGCAGTGCCTCGGTCCACCACACGGCCCCCACGGATATCCTCGGCGGCTACGGGATGGTCGATGAGCTGCAGCGTATCGCCCTGTCCCTGGGGGTGCGGTTTCTGGAAAACAGGGTGGTCACCCGTCTGGTCCGGGACGACGGGCGTATTCGAGGCGTGGAGTGCGTCCACTGGGAGACGGGACGCGCCGAGGCGCTGGGTGCGTCGGCGGTCATCCTGGCCACCGGCGGGGCGGGGCGGATCTACGCCAGGAGCGACAACCCGGCGCGGATCACCGGCGACGGCTATGCCCTGGCGCTTGAGGCCGGCGCCACCCTTCGGGATATGGAGTTTGTCCAGTTCTACCCCATGGGTATGGACGAACCGGGCTTCGGCACCTGGCTGCTGGACCTCTCGCTGATCGACATGGTGCCGCTGGTGAACCGTGAAGGAAGACGCTTTCTCAACGAGGCCATCGCTTCCTGGGGGCTTGCGAGCGGCGATGAGGCCAACTATGTGGCCCGGGCGGCCAGCTCGCAGACCATCGAACAGCTGATCCGCGGCGGCGACGAGGCCCTGCTGCACCTGGAGGAGCTCCCGCCGGAGGCATGGGAGAGCCCCCGCATGGCCACGGTGCGCCCCCTCTACCCGGCGGGGGTGGCTCCCTGGGAGTACGGCCCGGTGCACGTCCGGCCGCTGGAGCACTACATGCCCGGAGGGGTTGTGGTGGACAGCCGGGGAGCCACGGAGATCCCCGGGCTCTTCGCCTGCGGCGAGGTGACCGGTGGGTTCGACGGCGCCGGGCGGGTCGGCGGAAACGCTCTGACAAGCAGCGTGACCCTGGGGCTCTTCGCCGGGAAGGCCTCCCTGGATGCCGCCTTCCCCCCTCCGGAGGGACTGGATCCGGAGGAAACCAGAGGGATGCTGCGGCAGTGGGAAGGGGGAACGGTCGCCCCGGAGGAGCTCAGGGGGCAGGTGCAGCAGCTCTGCACGGAGCACCTCGGGCCGGTGCGGAATCGAAGAGGGCTTGAAGATGCGCTGGCGCGTCTGGATGATCTCAGGGAGAAGATCGCCCTGCTTGGGCCCAGAGAGCCCACCCGTCTGCTGGAAACCCTGGAGATGCGGGGCATGATCACCACCGCCCGCTGCGTGGCCGCGGCGGCGCAGGCCCGGGAGGAGAGCCGGGGCTGTCACTACAGGGAGGACAGGCCGGAACAGAGCGAGGCCTGGCGTCGGATCGTTACCCTGCGGGGCGGCGAGGGCGCGGAATGGACTGTGGGATTCCGACCGGTGGAACCCTGGAAGGCTATGGAGTAA
- a CDS encoding LTA synthase family protein, whose amino-acid sequence MEQAVRYRRWFSAAFLAGFLVKYNFLSVVVFHVPYMPGLVLKNVILAILISYILIHSSGSRKGQLGLLLFLVFFTAFFFMNIWYNRYFGNYLSLSDVLMGEGYIEPRFLFTQILRVYDPLFAADLLVLWFCRKRLKQHAGPSRPVLSRTCRVAGGILLAALLCVQITLTNRALGDEPSMELFTRSTSGFVNTYGFLPLYVYEYLSFYRETDDASSVGPPPTPTDLTGDVPLEARPNIVVVQLESFDLQMIGRRHNGREVTPFLNDLIREGLFFENFYAQHVNGSFDAEFSFLTSTYPINKNYGFTVNDLSSFTSLVKLLKEKGYATAAFHANDKHFFNRDRAYGELGFDRFFSKEDFSAEECRMHTEAVTFGINDYDFFRQSCAAIEDLPEPFFAFLITATSHTPFDFYPPAERVEAFEDIKSGIVRDYFNSIAFVDKALALLFDRLEELDSRRETLAILYADHVSGIDKPEYRSNKVYRLERQVKPPESVPLLLLHPDLEPAVVDRAATNADLGPTILDLLGEREKPEGFLGDSLLADADEPELFMHENPLVLYRGQLYIEVLGRLEKIGYLKDTGSRDIGLPDPEQIIQTIRYNRQLILQRRKDHEEVDL is encoded by the coding sequence GTGGAGCAGGCTGTACGCTACCGGAGGTGGTTTTCCGCCGCCTTTCTCGCTGGATTTCTAGTCAAGTACAATTTCCTGTCGGTTGTGGTCTTCCACGTGCCCTACATGCCGGGGCTCGTGCTGAAGAACGTGATTCTTGCGATATTAATAAGCTATATACTCATTCATTCCAGTGGGAGCAGAAAAGGCCAGCTGGGCCTTCTCCTCTTTCTGGTTTTCTTTACAGCCTTCTTTTTCATGAATATCTGGTACAACCGCTACTTCGGCAACTACCTCAGCCTCAGCGATGTCCTGATGGGCGAGGGATATATCGAACCGCGCTTCCTCTTCACCCAGATCCTTCGGGTCTACGATCCGCTCTTTGCGGCGGATCTGCTGGTATTGTGGTTCTGCAGGAAGCGTCTCAAACAGCATGCCGGCCCGTCCCGGCCCGTCCTCTCCCGCACCTGCCGGGTGGCGGGAGGGATCCTTCTGGCGGCCCTGCTTTGTGTCCAGATCACCCTGACCAACAGGGCCCTTGGGGACGAACCGTCCATGGAGCTCTTCACACGAAGCACCTCCGGCTTTGTCAACACCTACGGTTTCCTCCCCCTCTACGTCTATGAGTATCTCTCCTTTTACCGTGAGACCGACGATGCTTCCTCTGTGGGGCCGCCCCCGACACCCACCGACCTGACTGGGGACGTGCCCCTTGAGGCCCGGCCCAACATTGTGGTGGTCCAGCTGGAGTCCTTCGACCTGCAGATGATCGGCAGGCGGCACAATGGGCGGGAGGTCACCCCCTTTCTCAACGACCTGATCAGGGAGGGGCTCTTTTTCGAGAACTTCTACGCCCAGCATGTCAACGGCAGCTTCGACGCCGAGTTCTCCTTTCTGACCTCCACCTACCCCATCAACAAGAACTACGGCTTTACGGTGAACGATCTGAGCAGCTTCACCTCGCTGGTCAAGCTGCTCAAGGAAAAGGGCTACGCCACCGCCGCCTTCCACGCCAACGACAAACACTTCTTCAACCGGGACAGGGCCTACGGGGAGCTGGGCTTCGACCGTTTTTTCAGCAAGGAGGATTTCTCCGCCGAGGAGTGCCGGATGCACACGGAGGCCGTCACCTTCGGGATCAACGACTACGATTTCTTCCGGCAGTCCTGTGCCGCTATCGAAGACCTCCCGGAGCCCTTCTTCGCCTTCCTGATCACCGCTACCAGCCACACACCCTTCGATTTCTACCCTCCAGCCGAACGCGTGGAGGCCTTTGAAGACATCAAAAGCGGCATCGTGCGGGACTACTTCAACTCCATCGCCTTTGTGGACAAGGCACTGGCCCTGCTGTTCGACAGGCTGGAGGAGCTGGACAGCCGCCGGGAGACCCTGGCGATCCTCTACGCCGACCACGTGTCGGGGATCGACAAGCCGGAGTACCGGTCCAACAAGGTCTACCGGCTGGAGCGGCAGGTCAAGCCGCCGGAGAGCGTACCCCTGCTCCTGCTCCACCCGGACCTCGAGCCGGCGGTGGTGGACAGGGCCGCCACCAACGCCGATCTGGGCCCCACCATCCTGGATCTTCTGGGGGAGCGGGAGAAGCCCGAGGGGTTTCTGGGAGACTCCCTGCTGGCAGACGCCGACGAACCGGAGCTGTTCATGCACGAGAATCCCCTGGTGCTCTACAGGGGTCAGCTGTACATCGAGGTGCTCGGAAGGCTGGAGAAGATCGGCTATCTGAAGGACACAGGGAGCCGGGATATCGGTCTGCCGGATCCGGAGCAGATCATACAGACCATACGGTACAACCGGCAGCTGATCCTCCAGCGCAGGAAGGATCACGAAGAGGTGGACCTCTGA
- a CDS encoding amidohydrolase — translation MTLVRYLNGAVTTMDDAKPEAEAFAVRDGLIEVVGSTGEVRAATIDSTAAEINLEGRRVIPGIVDSHLHLLAYALGKRAVDLSDCASIGEAVGRLEERAVQLEDGEWVRGINFDHSRFAEHRLPRREDLDHIGNPVFLTRVCRHAHVVNSAAMERAGIEAGRTLPEGIQLDDGGEPTGVILETGVELVESAMPSYRDRPEEAKDALLEAMAEYTSWGVTSLSTTAAEHLGIHEDIGLYQLLEREGRLPLRVTVHGNDFLPLGVRSPFGGGRVRWGGMKLFVDGGFCARTAAMSRPYTCDDDNWGALSRPPGELRGTILKAHRQGVQVAMHVIGDAALETVLGILEEAYRYDPRGPRHRILHCYIAWPEQRRRLAALPVSVDVQPIFAADEMDIADGTLEPALLEHAYAWRSLREAGVHLSGSSDNPAALPNPWLGIDAAVNRERIVARGPEGGWHPGEKLDIDETMELFTRNGAWALGQEEMLGAITPGKWADFAVLQDDPWKVDTRALKDIRVWRTYCGGRCVFARE, via the coding sequence ATGACGCTGGTCCGCTATCTGAACGGAGCCGTAACAACCATGGACGACGCCAAACCGGAAGCCGAGGCCTTCGCCGTACGGGACGGCCTGATCGAGGTGGTGGGGAGCACCGGGGAGGTCCGCGCCGCCACCATCGATTCCACCGCTGCGGAGATCAACCTGGAGGGACGGCGGGTGATCCCCGGCATTGTGGACAGCCACCTCCATCTGCTGGCCTACGCCCTGGGCAAGCGCGCCGTGGATCTCTCGGACTGCGCCTCCATCGGCGAGGCGGTGGGGCGGCTGGAGGAGCGTGCGGTCCAGCTGGAGGATGGCGAGTGGGTGCGGGGGATCAACTTCGACCACTCCCGCTTCGCCGAGCATCGCCTCCCCCGGCGGGAGGATCTGGACCACATCGGCAACCCCGTCTTCCTCACCCGGGTCTGCCGCCACGCCCACGTGGTGAACAGCGCCGCCATGGAGCGGGCCGGCATCGAGGCGGGCCGGACGCTGCCGGAGGGAATCCAGCTGGACGATGGGGGGGAACCCACCGGGGTGATCCTGGAGACCGGGGTGGAGCTGGTGGAGTCCGCCATGCCCTCCTACCGCGACCGGCCGGAGGAAGCCAAGGACGCCCTGCTGGAGGCCATGGCGGAGTACACCTCCTGGGGGGTGACCTCGCTGAGCACCACCGCGGCGGAACACCTGGGGATCCACGAGGACATCGGCCTCTATCAGCTCCTGGAACGAGAGGGCAGGCTGCCCCTGCGGGTGACGGTGCACGGCAACGACTTCCTGCCTCTGGGAGTCCGGTCGCCCTTCGGCGGCGGGAGGGTCCGCTGGGGCGGGATGAAGCTCTTTGTGGACGGGGGGTTCTGCGCCCGTACAGCGGCCATGTCCCGGCCCTACACCTGCGACGACGACAACTGGGGCGCACTGAGCCGACCCCCCGGGGAGCTCCGCGGGACCATCCTGAAGGCCCATCGACAGGGGGTGCAGGTGGCCATGCATGTCATCGGCGATGCGGCGCTGGAGACGGTGCTGGGGATCCTGGAGGAGGCCTACAGGTATGATCCCCGGGGTCCGCGGCATCGGATCCTCCACTGCTACATCGCCTGGCCGGAACAGCGGAGGCGGCTGGCGGCGCTGCCGGTGAGCGTGGACGTGCAGCCCATCTTCGCCGCCGACGAGATGGACATCGCCGACGGCACACTGGAGCCCGCCCTTCTGGAGCACGCCTACGCCTGGCGCTCGCTCCGGGAAGCGGGGGTCCACCTCTCGGGCAGCTCCGACAACCCGGCGGCGCTGCCCAATCCCTGGCTGGGGATCGACGCCGCCGTCAACCGGGAGCGTATCGTTGCCCGGGGGCCCGAAGGCGGCTGGCATCCCGGCGAGAAGCTCGATATCGACGAAACCATGGAGCTCTTTACCCGCAACGGTGCCTGGGCGCTTGGGCAGGAGGAGATGCTGGGCGCCATCACACCGGGGAAGTGGGCCGATTTCGCCGTCCTCCAGGACGATCCCTGGAAGGTGGACACCAGGGCGCTGAAGGACATACGGGTCTGGCGGACCTACTGCGGCGGTCGCTGTGTCTTCGCCAGGGAGTAG
- a CDS encoding 4Fe-4S binding protein, translated as MAKAVVDKDTCIGCEACVGVCPVDAISMVDGKAEVDADTCVECGACVAACPVSAISQ; from the coding sequence ATGGCAAAAGCAGTAGTCGACAAGGATACGTGTATCGGTTGCGAAGCGTGTGTCGGTGTCTGCCCTGTTGACGCAATCTCCATGGTGGACGGCAAGGCTGAGGTCGACGCCGATACCTGTGTGGAGTGCGGCGCCTGCGTCGCCGCCTGCCCGGTGAGCGCCATCTCCCAGTAG
- a CDS encoding ABC transporter substrate-binding protein, with protein sequence MRKGVRIAVLLIVAASLAAFFLLPRNRDTLTVAILVEHDEASFNGRKMRQSLLFAMDHFNSRADGAPVRYRPLVVRGRSAREGVEHAVDAGADVVMAGFTSGETEAVMRAAYGKDIPCISPSGSSPRLAQGGDFLFRCYHDSAKQSELLVRGIRKEDRPPYLIVAERGNRSYVEEVAERFVQSVGEAPRMVCSLRGYAIDRWTLAQMESLPLRAAGAFLVLSPYACAAAAQQLRERFPDITLWCSHWSVSRRSALLAGSSGTGMEAVVPGYLGYRDRGHPFVRFMEERYGSLPDPFFGVKAYDAMAMLDAAVRRVDGDARKLLRGLRSLNEVECLNGRFPVDANGDIRRPFSRVRLEGGRWNHVEEVSAP encoded by the coding sequence ATGCGCAAGGGTGTTCGTATTGCAGTATTGCTGATCGTCGCCGCATCGCTCGCCGCCTTTTTCCTACTGCCGCGGAACCGGGATACCCTCACCGTGGCGATCCTGGTAGAGCACGATGAGGCGTCCTTCAACGGGCGCAAGATGCGGCAATCGCTTCTTTTCGCGATGGATCACTTCAACAGCCGTGCTGACGGTGCCCCGGTACGGTACCGACCGCTGGTGGTGCGCGGGCGATCCGCCCGGGAGGGTGTGGAGCATGCTGTCGACGCCGGTGCCGATGTCGTCATGGCGGGCTTCACCTCCGGAGAGACCGAGGCGGTCATGCGCGCCGCGTACGGTAAGGATATCCCCTGTATCAGCCCCAGCGGCAGTTCGCCCCGGCTTGCCCAGGGCGGGGACTTCCTTTTCAGGTGTTACCACGACAGTGCGAAGCAGAGCGAACTGCTTGTCCGGGGGATCCGGAAGGAAGATCGGCCGCCCTACCTCATCGTGGCAGAGCGGGGCAACCGGTCCTACGTGGAGGAGGTTGCGGAACGCTTCGTCCAGTCTGTCGGCGAGGCGCCGCGGATGGTGTGCAGCCTGCGCGGATACGCCATCGATCGGTGGACCCTCGCTCAGATGGAGTCCCTTCCTCTCCGGGCGGCGGGGGCATTCCTCGTGCTCTCTCCCTACGCCTGTGCCGCCGCGGCGCAACAGCTCCGGGAGCGTTTCCCCGATATCACCCTCTGGTGCAGCCACTGGTCGGTCTCCCGGCGGTCGGCGCTCCTGGCCGGATCCTCCGGAACGGGGATGGAGGCCGTGGTCCCCGGGTATCTGGGGTATCGCGACAGAGGGCATCCCTTTGTACGCTTTATGGAAGAACGGTACGGGAGCCTCCCCGACCCCTTTTTCGGCGTGAAGGCCTATGACGCCATGGCCATGCTGGACGCCGCGGTCCGCAGGGTGGACGGCGACGCCCGGAAGCTGCTCCGGGGGTTGCGTTCCCTGAATGAGGTGGAATGCCTCAACGGACGCTTTCCGGTGGATGCAAACGGTGATATAAGGCGTCCCTTCTCGCGGGTTCGTCTGGAAGGGGGAAGATGGAATCATGTGGAAGAGGTGTCCGCACCGTGA